A stretch of the Streptococcus oralis genome encodes the following:
- a CDS encoding class II fructose-bisphosphate aldolase, with protein sequence MAIVSAEKFVQAARDNGYAVGGFNTNNLEWTQAILRAAEAKKAPVLIQTSMGAAKYMGGYKVARNLIANLVESMGITVPVAIHLDHGHYEDALECIEVGYTSIMFDGSHLPVEENLKLAKDVVEKAHAKGISVEAEVGTIGGEEDGIIGKGELAPIEDAKAMVATGIDFLAAGIGNIHGPYPANWEGLDLDHLKKLTEALPGFPIVLHGGSGIPDDQIQAAIKLGVAKVNVNTECQIAFANATRKFARDYEANEAEYDKKKLFDPRKFLADGVKAIQASVEERIDVFGSEGKA encoded by the coding sequence ATGGCAATCGTTTCAGCAGAAAAATTTGTCCAAGCAGCTCGTGACAACGGTTATGCAGTTGGTGGATTTAACACAAACAACCTTGAGTGGACTCAAGCTATCTTGCGTGCAGCAGAAGCTAAAAAAGCTCCAGTTTTGATCCAAACTTCAATGGGTGCTGCTAAATACATGGGTGGTTACAAAGTTGCTCGCAACTTGATCGCTAACCTTGTTGAGTCAATGGGTATCACTGTACCAGTAGCTATCCACCTTGACCACGGTCACTACGAAGATGCACTTGAGTGTATCGAAGTTGGTTACACTTCAATCATGTTTGACGGTTCACACCTTCCAGTTGAAGAAAACCTTAAATTGGCTAAAGACGTTGTTGAAAAAGCACACGCTAAAGGTATCTCAGTAGAAGCTGAAGTTGGTACTATCGGTGGTGAAGAAGACGGTATCATTGGTAAAGGTGAATTGGCTCCAATCGAAGACGCTAAAGCAATGGTTGCAACTGGTATCGACTTCTTGGCAGCTGGTATCGGTAACATCCACGGTCCATACCCAGCAAACTGGGAAGGTCTTGACCTTGACCACTTGAAGAAATTGACAGAAGCTCTTCCAGGCTTCCCAATCGTATTGCACGGTGGTTCAGGTATTCCTGATGACCAAATCCAAGCAGCTATCAAACTTGGTGTTGCGAAAGTTAACGTTAACACTGAATGCCAAATCGCATTCGCTAACGCAACTCGTAAATTTGCTCGTGACTACGAAGCAAACGAAGCAGAATACGACAAGAAGAAACTCTTCGACCCACGTAAATTCTTGGCTGACGGTGTAAAAGCTATCCAAGCATCAGTTGAAGAACGTATCGACGTATTCGGTTCAGAAGGTAAAGCGTAA
- the vncR gene encoding response regulator transcription factor VncR, with translation MKILIVEDEEMIREGISDYLTDCGYETIEAADGQEALEKFSSYEVALVLLDIQMPKLNGLEVLAEIRKTSQVPVLMLTAFQDEEYKMSAFASLADGYLEKPFSLSLLKVRVDAIFKRYYDTGRVFSYKDTKVDFESYSASLAGQEVAINAKELEILDYLVKNEGRALTRSQIIDAVWKATDEVPFDRVIDVYIKELRKKLDLDCILTVRNVGYKLERK, from the coding sequence ATGAAAATTTTAATTGTAGAAGATGAAGAGATGATTCGTGAGGGAATCAGTGACTATTTGACAGATTGTGGTTATGAAACCATTGAGGCAGCAGATGGACAGGAAGCTCTGGAAAAATTTTCCAGCTATGAAGTTGCTCTAGTACTACTGGATATCCAGATGCCCAAGCTTAATGGTTTAGAAGTCCTAGCGGAGATTCGTAAGACCAGTCAGGTTCCTGTCTTAATGCTGACAGCCTTTCAGGATGAAGAATACAAGATGAGTGCTTTTGCTTCTCTAGCAGACGGTTATCTGGAAAAGCCTTTTTCTCTCTCCCTTTTAAAAGTAAGGGTGGACGCGATTTTCAAGCGCTACTACGATACAGGACGAGTCTTCTCCTATAAAGATACCAAGGTGGACTTTGAGAGTTACAGTGCAAGCCTCGCAGGTCAAGAAGTGGCTATCAATGCCAAAGAGTTGGAAATTCTGGACTATCTGGTGAAAAATGAAGGCCGGGCCTTGACCCGTTCTCAGATAATCGATGCGGTCTGGAAGGCGACAGATGAGGTTCCCTTTGATCGTGTCATTGATGTCTATATCAAGGAACTGCGGAAAAAGCTAGACTTGGATTGTATCCTCACTGTGCGCAATGTTGGTTATAAATTGGAGCGAAAATGA
- the vncS gene encoding sensor histidine kinase VncS — translation MKRTGLFTKIFIYTFSIFSVLVICLHLAIYFLFPSTYLSHRQETIGQKATAIAQSLDGKDRQNIEQVLDLYSQTSDIKGAVKGEMTEDKLEVKDGFPLDMDRQTTSLFIEEREVKTQDGSTMTLQFLASMDLQKEAEQISLQFLPYTLLASFLISLLVAYIYARTIVAPILEIKRVTRRMMELDAQVRLRVDSKDEIGDLKEQINSLYQHLLTVIADLHDKNEAILQLEKMKVEFLRGASHELKTPLASLKILIENMKENIGRYKDRDHYLEVALGIVDDLSHHVLQILSLSSVQEIREEKEEVDLLQMTQTLVKDYALLAKERELHVDISLTHQQAYINPSVMKLILSNLISNAIKHSTPGGLVRIGEREGELFIENSCSPEEQEKLAKSFSENASRKAKGSGMGLFVVKSLLEHEKLPYHFEMQDDRLTFFMSYPKVAQD, via the coding sequence ATGAAACGAACAGGTTTATTTACAAAGATATTTATCTATACCTTCTCGATTTTTAGTGTTCTGGTTATTTGTCTTCATTTAGCCATTTATTTTCTCTTTCCCTCTACTTATCTGAGCCACCGTCAGGAAACCATTGGCCAGAAAGCGACAGCCATTGCTCAGTCCCTAGATGGAAAGGATAGGCAAAATATCGAGCAAGTGTTGGATTTGTATTCCCAGACCAGTGATATCAAAGGAGCTGTCAAGGGAGAGATGACCGAGGACAAGTTAGAGGTCAAGGACGGCTTTCCTCTAGATATGGACCGTCAAACTACTTCTCTCTTTATCGAGGAGCGCGAGGTGAAAACGCAAGATGGTAGCACTATGACTCTTCAGTTTCTAGCTTCCATGGATTTGCAAAAAGAAGCAGAGCAGATTAGTCTCCAATTTCTCCCCTATACCTTGTTGGCATCCTTTCTGATTTCCCTCTTGGTGGCCTACATCTATGCTCGGACCATTGTTGCCCCGATTTTGGAAATCAAGCGGGTGACCCGTCGGATGATGGAACTGGATGCTCAAGTACGGTTGCGCGTGGATTCTAAGGATGAGATAGGTGATCTCAAGGAACAAATCAATAGCCTTTACCAGCATCTCTTGACTGTCATTGCGGACTTGCATGACAAGAATGAAGCTATTCTCCAGCTGGAGAAGATGAAGGTTGAGTTCCTACGAGGGGCCTCTCATGAACTGAAAACCCCTCTGGCTAGTCTCAAAATCCTAATCGAAAATATGAAAGAAAATATTGGTCGTTACAAGGATAGAGACCACTATCTTGAAGTTGCCTTGGGGATTGTGGACGACCTCAGTCACCACGTTCTCCAGATACTTTCTCTCTCTTCTGTGCAGGAAATTCGAGAGGAGAAAGAAGAGGTTGACCTCCTTCAGATGACGCAAACTCTGGTTAAGGATTATGCCTTGCTAGCCAAGGAGAGAGAACTTCATGTAGACATTAGCCTAACCCATCAGCAGGCTTACATAAACCCATCTGTCATGAAACTAATCCTATCTAATCTCATCAGTAATGCTATCAAGCACTCCACTCCAGGTGGCTTGGTCCGAATTGGTGAAAGAGAAGGGGAACTCTTTATCGAGAATAGCTGTAGTCCTGAAGAACAAGAAAAATTGGCCAAGTCTTTTTCTGAAAATGCTAGTCGCAAGGCCAAGGGTTCGGGGATGGGACTCTTTGTGGTCAAAAGTTTATTAGAACACGAGAAATTACCTTATCATTTTGAGATGCAAGATGATCGTTTGACCTTCTTCATGTCTTATCCTAAAGTCGCTCAAGACTAA